A genomic window from Deltaproteobacteria bacterium includes:
- a CDS encoding NAD(P)/FAD-dependent oxidoreductase codes for MNGARRILIIGSGFGGLGLAIRLKRAGIDTFTILEKDATLGGTWRDNTYPGAACDVPSMLYSFSFEPKTDWSRKWSPQAEIHAYMEECARTNDILPHIRFGVEVAGARFDETRGTWTVRTPAGEELVADVLVSSVGQLHRPQIPKIAGIDAFRGPSFHSARWRHDVDLAGKRVGVIGNAASAIQFIPEIAKAAGRLTIFQRSANWMIARGDRPFRPWEHWVLEHVPGALRAYRAFLWGFAELLLYPVMRRQPMLARVYTKWALDNLNDHVVDPELRARLTPDYPIGGKRILIHDDFFPALNRPNVDLVTTPIARVAENGVVTADGAAYPCDVLIFATGFRTSPFLAPMTLEGVGGRSLEADWAHGARAYFGLTMTGYPNLFMLYGPNTNLGHNSIVFMLECQIAYVLDAIRWLIEDDLAYVDLKPEVMEAFNERLQRDLAGTSWAAAPESWYKDAGRITSNWPYSTFEYWRRTRALVHADYRAEPRRSASSGDDARGGITSGAATRSAAA; via the coding sequence ATGAACGGCGCCCGCCGCATCCTCATCATCGGCAGCGGCTTCGGCGGCCTCGGCCTCGCCATCCGCTTGAAGCGCGCCGGGATCGACACCTTCACGATCCTCGAGAAGGACGCGACCCTCGGCGGCACCTGGCGCGACAACACCTACCCCGGCGCCGCCTGCGACGTGCCCTCCATGCTGTACTCGTTCTCCTTCGAGCCGAAGACGGACTGGAGCCGGAAGTGGTCGCCCCAGGCCGAGATCCACGCCTACATGGAAGAATGCGCCCGTACGAACGACATCTTGCCGCACATCCGCTTCGGCGTGGAGGTGGCGGGGGCGCGCTTCGACGAGACCCGCGGCACGTGGACCGTCCGGACGCCGGCGGGCGAGGAGCTCGTGGCGGACGTGCTGGTGAGCAGCGTCGGCCAGCTGCACAGGCCGCAGATCCCGAAGATCGCCGGCATCGACGCGTTCCGGGGTCCGTCGTTCCACTCGGCGCGCTGGCGCCACGACGTCGATCTCGCCGGCAAGCGCGTCGGCGTGATCGGCAACGCCGCGAGCGCGATCCAGTTCATCCCCGAGATCGCGAAGGCCGCCGGCCGGCTCACGATCTTCCAGCGCAGCGCCAATTGGATGATCGCGCGCGGCGATCGCCCCTTCCGCCCGTGGGAGCACTGGGTGCTGGAGCACGTGCCGGGCGCGCTCCGGGCGTATCGCGCGTTCCTCTGGGGCTTCGCCGAGCTCCTGCTCTACCCGGTCATGCGCCGGCAGCCGATGCTGGCGCGCGTCTACACCAAGTGGGCGCTCGACAACCTGAACGACCACGTCGTCGACCCGGAGCTGCGCGCGCGCCTCACCCCCGACTATCCGATCGGCGGCAAGCGCATCCTGATCCACGACGACTTCTTCCCCGCGCTCAACCGGCCGAACGTGGACCTCGTGACGACGCCGATCGCGCGCGTCGCCGAGAACGGGGTCGTCACGGCCGACGGCGCCGCGTATCCGTGCGACGTGCTGATCTTCGCGACCGGCTTCCGTACCAGCCCCTTCCTCGCGCCGATGACCCTCGAGGGCGTCGGCGGACGGAGCCTCGAGGCCGACTGGGCGCACGGCGCGCGGGCCTACTTCGGCCTCACGATGACCGGCTACCCGAACCTCTTCATGCTGTACGGTCCGAACACCAACCTCGGGCACAACTCGATCGTCTTCATGCTGGAGTGCCAGATCGCCTACGTCCTGGACGCGATCCGCTGGCTGATCGAGGACGACCTCGCGTACGTCGACCTGAAGCCCGAGGTAATGGAGGCGTTCAACGAACGGCTGCAGCGCGACCTCGCCGGCACGTCGTGGGCGGCCGCGCCGGAGAGCTGGTACAAGGACGCCGGCCGCATCACCAGCAACTGGCCGTACTCCACCTTCGAATACTGGCGGCGGACGCGGGCGCTGGTGCACGCCGACTACCGGGCGGAGCCGCGGCGCTCGGCGTCGAGCGGCGACGACGCGCGCGGCGGGATCACGAGCGGCGCCGCGACCCGCAGCGCCGCGGCCTGA
- a CDS encoding isoprenylcysteine carboxylmethyltransferase family protein: MTRAKSLPGLRAALGALLQPALLALLLFRPPGVLAWRAAWTLVGVSLAAAIASMMVLARADPALLAERLRPPVQRGQPHADRVVVLLFVAAFFGTVRFVPWDVFALRLLPPPGAAVEVLGLGLVLAGWGIIVAAMRANAFAIPVVRSQAERGQYVVERGPYAVVRHPMYAGAALLLAGMPLWLGSTAGALVALVPIGLLVLRIGIEERFLRGALAGYDAYAARVRARLVPGVW, translated from the coding sequence ATGACGCGCGCGAAGTCGCTTCCGGGGCTCCGAGCGGCGCTCGGAGCCCTGCTGCAGCCGGCGCTGCTCGCCCTCCTGCTGTTCCGCCCGCCGGGCGTCCTCGCCTGGCGCGCGGCGTGGACGCTCGTCGGCGTGTCGCTCGCGGCGGCGATCGCGAGCATGATGGTGCTGGCGCGCGCGGACCCGGCGCTCCTCGCCGAGCGCCTTCGGCCGCCCGTCCAGCGCGGCCAGCCGCACGCCGACCGGGTGGTCGTGCTGCTCTTCGTCGCCGCCTTCTTCGGCACGGTCCGCTTCGTTCCGTGGGACGTGTTCGCGCTCCGCCTGCTGCCGCCGCCGGGGGCGGCGGTCGAGGTGCTCGGGCTCGGCCTCGTGCTCGCGGGATGGGGGATCATCGTGGCGGCGATGCGCGCGAACGCGTTCGCCATCCCGGTCGTGCGGTCGCAGGCCGAGCGCGGCCAGTACGTCGTCGAGCGCGGGCCGTACGCCGTTGTCCGCCATCCGATGTACGCCGGCGCGGCGCTCCTCCTCGCCGGCATGCCGCTCTGGCTCGGATCGACGGCCGGGGCGCTCGTGGCGCTGGTCCCGATCGGGCTTCTCGTGCTGCGGATCGGGATCGAGGAGCGCTTCCTGCGCGGCGCGCTCGCGGGCTACGACGCGTACGCCGCGCGCGTGCGCGCGCGGCTCGTGCCGGGCGTGTGGTGA